The DNA window ttcattcaaatataactctatttgttttgtttggttctttaaatgaaatatataataagtaataaataaagtttaagaaaatatgaaagaattaatatttaagtattttggTACCCAAGCTTGCTTGATCGAGCTTCATAATTAATCATAAGCTACCCACGTCTGCAATGAAACTAGTGATTAAATGGGTACTATTAATTAATCAGACTctaaaagtttattaaaaataatattttcaaataatctgagcttatataaaacatttcatttttttattttttacatttaaatatgAACTATGAATTAAGTAGATTAGATTAGACTCTCAAAGTCCGTGATTTCAACCTTCTATTGCTGATCCAACACGCTCCACGCTATCCAagacaatattatatatatcatttacagtaattattttgttctttttttaattcataaatttgtaataattaaaaattaatatatttacgtTAGacgattaaaattatttaatagaatAAATATTGTGGAATCCTAAATTAATtccaatataaataataaataaatagtgtcGGTGACTGGTCAAACACGGAGTTTGAGTTTGCCTTCAATTAACCTTGCTAATGATCGATTCTTCTGTcccaaaccaaaaaaaatatataataatatctaaattcataataatttatttacatgACGTACAATGAGTTATTTTTCtcgataaataaatagattttatgagttttttcttaatttattgttttttttataatttaatatagatattaaaatataatttatagcACATGAGTCATTATAACACTATTCAGTATTTATATTTCGGCGTGGCGCCGTTGCCTTCACGATCACTTTCTCTAGTGTTAGGCAGAAAACCCCAAttgttacatttatttatatatttatttacattattgaCCACGAAAATTGTGCATTAGCAAaactacaaattaataaatccataatatttatttaactcaatctcttcttctagctgtcaatttaatttaattaaatctaatcatcaatttcttaaataaactaaaccctaaaccaaacCATATGTATTCAAGAAACtaaaattttttgaataattttgttgtattttttatttattttgtaatataaaaattaaacatgaaTTGATAGTTAAggatgaataaaaataaatatttcaacagATCGatgtaattgtttttgtttcCCCTCCTAGGTGGGTTGTGGGTTTTATCTACGAGTCGGATTCGGGTCAACCCGGATCAGATAACAGCATTCAGCAATCCACTTTTCAGCGGCGATCAACTGAATCAATGCACCTTAAAGATCCGACCTTGGACTTCTCTCGGTCGCAGTATTTGTTTCAAAAGAACCCTAAAGATCCGAGTTTCCTTGCCTGCCCCATATACTAAAAGGAGGGGAAAACCCTAAACAATCCCGCCAACATATTCAAATCTTCACTACCTTTTGGTCGCGACATCATCCATTAGGCTgaaatttctcatttttatctCATGTCCTGGTTATGTTATTGAAACCAACAATCCCGTGTTCTTTGTCTGCGATCTCACCGCTCACGAGGGTTTATCGATTCTTCTCTACTACTAGGAAATCAGGATCTCCTTTGGAGTTTCCTTGTAGTTGTTCATTAAGACCAATCCACATGGAAAGTAACAACAGCCAAAGCAGAGACTCCAGAGGAGCTCTGATCGTATTAGAAGGCTTGGATAGGAGTGGAAAGACTTCTCTGTCCAGCAATTTGTTCTCACATCTTGAAGGTTTGGGACACTCTGTTGAATCATGGAGGTTTCCTGATAGAAATACGGTTGTTGGTCAAATGATATCTTCTTACCTTAGTAATGAATCACAATTGGATGATCATACAATTCACCTCCTGTTCAGTGCAAATCGATGGGAGAAAAGGTATAGATTTTGGGTTTGATTAAATGTATTGTTTTACATGTCTAGGGTTTCTATTATCAATTACTGTATTGCAGACAACTGATGGAGGCTAAACTTAAAAGTGGAACTACCCTTATTGTGGATCGATATTCATACTCTGGTGTGGCTTTTTCATCTGCTAAAGGGTTTGATATGAGTTGGTGCAAGGTTAGTTGATGATTTTTTACAAATACCCAAATAGATTTGTATTTGTTTCTGTAAACTTCACTCATTGGGATCTCAATTTGCCACAATTTTATAACATATGATCTTGTATTGTATCTGTTTCTCAAAAGAAATTGGTGGGTTTTTTCAAGTGAGAAAAAAACCTGACCTTTTATTCATTCAGGCACCGGATGTAGGTTTGCTGGCACCGGATGTGGTATTATACCTTCAAATACCTCCTGAGGTACAACATTTGGTTGATTTGTTTACTAGTTTTCATTCTTATAAGCCATTTTAGGAACAAAATATGTTGCAACTTTGATATATATGATGATGTATGAAAAGGAGATCATCTGTTTAATGTAAATGAGAAAGCATTGTTTGGTGGATGGATTGctgtctttttttttctttgtcatAAAAACGTAAACACCCAACAATTAAACACATGAAAAGAAGTAACTGATTCGTCTGGGATTGCCAGAAAGCTGCTGAAAGAGGAGGTTATGGAAACGAG is part of the Impatiens glandulifera chromosome 1, dImpGla2.1, whole genome shotgun sequence genome and encodes:
- the LOC124920951 gene encoding thymidylate kinase — its product is MLLKPTIPCSLSAISPLTRVYRFFSTTRKSGSPLEFPCSCSLRPIHMESNNSQSRDSRGALIVLEGLDRSGKTSLSSNLFSHLEGLGHSVESWRFPDRNTVVGQMISSYLSNESQLDDHTIHLLFSANRWEKRQLMEAKLKSGTTLIVDRYSYSGVAFSSAKGFDMSWCKAPDVGLLAPDVVLYLQIPPEKAAERGGYGNERYEQLEFQRKVASVYDILQDSSWKIIDACLPMEDVEKQARKIVVDTISDCRKGKILSSLWPC